In one window of Euwallacea similis isolate ESF13 chromosome 4, ESF131.1, whole genome shotgun sequence DNA:
- the LOC136408148 gene encoding ribosomal RNA small subunit methyltransferase NEP1, protein MNKKRKLKASKSDEFEFDPMPKHLVTAHLKNQEKRLIIILENAQLETVKVGNKFELLNCEDHAHVLKSNNRDVGTCRPDITHQCLLMLLDSPLNRAGLLQVYLHTSNNVLIEINPQTRIPRTFKRFAGLMVQLLHKFSIRAESGPKLLKVIKNPITSHLPVGVRKIAMSFSAKVVKNCQELVPPSEDPIVVVVGAMARGNLNVDYVEDTISISNYPLSAALTCTKLCSAFEEVWGVI, encoded by the exons atgaacaaaaaaagaaaattaaaagccTCAAAAAGTGacgaatttgaatttgatcCAATGCCCAAACATCTCGTAACAGCACATCTTAAAAACCAAGAAAAACGTTTGATAATCATCCTAGAAAATGCCCAACTTGAAACTGTTAAG GtaggaaataaatttgagCTTTTAAATTGTGAAGATCATGCACATGTTTTAAAAAGCAACAATCGGGATGTAGGGACTTGCCGGCCAGATATTACACACCAGTGTTTGCTCATGCTATTAGATAGTCCTCTTAACCGAGCTGGCTTGCTCCAGGTTTACCTTCACACAAGCAATAATGTGCTTATTGAAATCAATCCACAAACAAGAATACCAAGGACTTTTAAGAGGTTTGCTGGACTTATGG ttcaGCTActccataaattttcaataagagCTGAAAGTGGTCCCAAACTTCTGAAAGTGATAAAGAACCCAATTACCAGCCATCTCCCTGTTGGAGTGAGGAAAATTGCAATGTCCTTTTCAGCTAAAGTAGTGAAAAATTGTCAAGAACTAGTGCCACCTAGTGAGGACCCCATAGTGGTGGTAGTTGGAGCTATGGCAAGGGGCAATTTAAATGTAGATTATGTGGAAGATACCATATCCATAAGCAATTATCCATTATCAGCAGCTTTAACATGTACAAAATTATGTTCAGCTTTTGAGGAGGTTTGGGGTGTAATTTAg
- the LOC136408305 gene encoding uncharacterized protein produces MSEIKFYNTKLTLGWFLVMVANFLFGVSGIIICCVKLRNIDNEDFQVGFFKLSMGFAACNLILSVLLLVSVLKKDQKYAFLYALLIFLSLFAATIHIESDTHKDFTFLIIFIVFAGLCFLWFCVYGAYQIWLKDEIAESQIAVV; encoded by the exons ATGTCGGAGATTAAGTTTTACAACACGAAACTCACCTTGGGATGGTTTCTTGTTATGGTGGCAAATTTC CTCTTCGGTGTCTCGGGCATAATAATTTGCTGTGTGAAGCTCAGAAATATCGACAATGAAGACTTCCAGGTGGGATTCTTCAAACTCTCCATGGGATTCGCAGCCTGCAACCTAATCCTGAGCGTCCTCCTCCTGGTCTCCGTACTAAAG AAGGATCAAAAATACGCATTTCTCTACGCCCTCCTCATCTTCCTGAGCTTGTTCGCAGCTACCATCCACATTGAGAGCGACACCCATAAAGATTTCACCTTTTTGATCATATTCATCGTTTTTG CTGGCCTGTGTTTCTTGTGGTTCTGCGTTTATGGGGCTTATCAAATATGGCTCAAAGATGAGATTGCAGAGTCGCAAATTGCAGTGGTGTAA
- the LOC136408734 gene encoding protein yellow-like isoform X1, with protein sequence MPIRLIGVVLVATTTCIFAQTTRLHKHFEWNILDFQYPDARTKFNDLVSGKLKPENALPVGIEVWKDKVFVTVPRWREGIPATLNYVPLLSHLSNPPLIPYPSLEANELGNCDNGLNTVYRIHVDECDRLWVLDTGTFGIEDTTQNPCPYSLNIFDLNTDKRIHKYELRREDINAQTFIANIAVEVGKSCNEAHAYFSDELGYGLIVYSLEENRSWRFEHSFLLPDPLRGDFNIDNINFQWGTEGIFGMSLTPTLSDEFKILYFSPLASNREFAVSTRILHNSSLTEDSYHEFYFSNNERGPDTHTTSRVITDGKVQFFNLIDQNAIGCWNYKTPYSESNIAVLEKNHAELIFPADVKAQWYLVPVSEFF encoded by the exons atGCCGATCAGACTTATTGGCGTCGTCCTGGTAGCAACTACCACCTGCATATTTGCTCAAACGACGAGATTGCACAAGCACTTTGAATGGAACATCCTAGATTTCCAATATCCAGACGCGCGAACAAAATTCAACGACCTGGTTTCCGGAAAACTGAAGCCGGAAAACGCTTTGCCTGTAGGGATTGAAGTCTGGAAAGACAAGGTATTTGTGACTGTGCCGAGATGGAGAGAAG GTATTCCAGCCACCCTCAACTATGTGCCTCTTCTGTCTCACCTCAGCAATCCCCCTCTGATACCTTACCCCAGCTTGGAAGCTAACGAACTGGGAAATTGCGACAATGGATTAAACACCGTGTATAGGATTCATGTTGATGAG TGCGATCGTTTGTGGGTGCTTGATACAGGTACATTTGGCATTGAAGACACCACACAAAACCCTTGTCCCTATTCCTTGAATATCTTCGATTTAAATACGGATAAAAGGATACACAAATATGAGCTCAGAAGGGAGGACATCAATGCTCAGACATTCATTGCAAATATAGCAGTGGAGGTTGGGAAAAGTTGCAATGAGGCTCATGCCTACTTCAGCGACGAATTGGGATATGGGCTTATTGTTTATTCGTTGGAGGAAAATAGGAGTTGGAGGTTTGAGCACAGTTTTCTCCTGCCAGATCCATTAAGAG GCGACTTCAACATAGACAACATAAACTTCCAATGGGGTACTGAAGGCATATTTGGCATGAGTCTCACTCCAACCCTCTCAGATGAATTCAAAATCCTATATTTCAGCCCTCTGGCCAGTAACAGGGAGTTTGCAGTATCCACAAGAATACTGCACAACTCTTCGCTGACCGAGGATAGTTACCATGAATTTTACTTCTCGAATAACGAAAGAG GCCCCGATACCCACACCACAAGCCGAGTTATCACCGACGGAAAGGTGCAGTTCTTCAACTTGATAGACCAAAACGCGATCGGGTGTTGGAATTATAAAACGCCCTATTCAGAATCAAATATCGCGGTCCTAGAAAAGAACCATGCGGAACTAATTTTTCCGGCGGATGTTAAGGCACAATGGTACCTAGTTCCGGTTtctgaatttttctaa
- the LOC136408734 gene encoding protein yellow-like isoform X2, producing MLIAHRTKFLNRKTMPIRLIGVVLVATTTCIFAQTTRLHKHFEWNILDFQYPDARTKFNDLVSGKLKPENALPVGIEVWKDKVFVTVPRWREGIPATLNYVPLLSHLSNPPLIPYPSLEANELGNCDNGLNTVYRIHVDECDRLWVLDTGTFGIEDTTQNPCPYSLNIFDLNTDKRIHKYELRREDINAQTFIANIAVEVGKSCNEAHAYFSDELGYGLIVYSLEENRSWRFEHSFLLPDPLRGDFNIDNINFQWGTEGIFGMSLTPTLSDEFKILYFSPLASNREFAVSTRILHNSSLTEDSYHEFYFSNNERGPDTHTTSRVITDGKVQFFNLIDQNAIGCWNYKTPYSESNIAVLEKNHAELIFPADVKVDRNKYLWVISDRMPKFLLSSLDYSEPNFRIFFAHVEDLVRGTVCESSTQFEDNSEDFYRSLYWDSSYLAKEIYFPAKKFGSGELLENTGFIKA from the exons ATGTTAATTGCCCATAGAACTAAATtcttaaatagaaaaacaatGCCGATCAGACTTATTGGCGTCGTCCTGGTAGCAACTACCACCTGCATATTTGCTCAAACGACGAGATTGCACAAGCACTTTGAATGGAACATCCTAGATTTCCAATATCCAGACGCGCGAACAAAATTCAACGACCTGGTTTCCGGAAAACTGAAGCCGGAAAACGCTTTGCCTGTAGGGATTGAAGTCTGGAAAGACAAGGTATTTGTGACTGTGCCGAGATGGAGAGAAG GTATTCCAGCCACCCTCAACTATGTGCCTCTTCTGTCTCACCTCAGCAATCCCCCTCTGATACCTTACCCCAGCTTGGAAGCTAACGAACTGGGAAATTGCGACAATGGATTAAACACCGTGTATAGGATTCATGTTGATGAG TGCGATCGTTTGTGGGTGCTTGATACAGGTACATTTGGCATTGAAGACACCACACAAAACCCTTGTCCCTATTCCTTGAATATCTTCGATTTAAATACGGATAAAAGGATACACAAATATGAGCTCAGAAGGGAGGACATCAATGCTCAGACATTCATTGCAAATATAGCAGTGGAGGTTGGGAAAAGTTGCAATGAGGCTCATGCCTACTTCAGCGACGAATTGGGATATGGGCTTATTGTTTATTCGTTGGAGGAAAATAGGAGTTGGAGGTTTGAGCACAGTTTTCTCCTGCCAGATCCATTAAGAG GCGACTTCAACATAGACAACATAAACTTCCAATGGGGTACTGAAGGCATATTTGGCATGAGTCTCACTCCAACCCTCTCAGATGAATTCAAAATCCTATATTTCAGCCCTCTGGCCAGTAACAGGGAGTTTGCAGTATCCACAAGAATACTGCACAACTCTTCGCTGACCGAGGATAGTTACCATGAATTTTACTTCTCGAATAACGAAAGAG GCCCCGATACCCACACCACAAGCCGAGTTATCACCGACGGAAAGGTGCAGTTCTTCAACTTGATAGACCAAAACGCGATCGGGTGTTGGAATTATAAAACGCCCTATTCAGAATCAAATATCGCGGTCCTAGAAAAGAACCATGCGGAACTAATTTTTCCGGCGGATGTTAAG GTGGACAGAAATAAGTATTTATGGGTCATTTCGGACCGCATGCCCAAATTCCTATTATCTTCACTGGACTATTCAGAGCCGaactttaggatttttttcgCCCATGTGGAGGATCTAGTTAGGGGCACCGTATGCGAGTCTTCTACTCAATTTGAGGACAACTCTGAAGATTTCTATAGGAGTTTATATTGGGACAGCAGCTATCTGGCGAAAGAAATCTATTTTCCCGCTAAGAAGTTTGGAAGTGGCGAGTTGCTGGAGAATACCGGGTTTATTAAGGCTTAA